The uncultured Bacteroides sp. genome has a segment encoding these proteins:
- a CDS encoding RNA polymerase sigma-70 factor — MSIHEPNALLFNQVFADYQHRFILFAKTYLHDKSLAEDIVMDSFMYYWENRASLASDSNIPAYVLTIIKHKCLNHLRSKIVREKVEEELFSHNSRVLQTHIETLEACNPQELFSKEVHLLINQALATLPNRTKDIFLRSRFQNQTYKEIATDLNITVKSVEFEISKAMKILRIALKDYFPLMLLLLHCKWPN; from the coding sequence ATGTCAATACATGAACCAAATGCACTTCTGTTTAATCAGGTTTTCGCTGATTACCAACACAGGTTTATCCTATTTGCAAAGACTTATTTGCACGATAAATCACTGGCAGAAGATATTGTTATGGACAGTTTTATGTATTATTGGGAAAACAGAGCCTCATTAGCTTCGGATTCGAACATTCCAGCCTATGTTCTGACTATTATTAAACATAAATGTCTCAATCATTTAAGGTCAAAAATTGTGCGTGAGAAAGTTGAAGAAGAACTATTTAGTCATAACTCCAGGGTTCTACAAACACATATAGAGACATTAGAGGCTTGTAACCCTCAGGAGCTTTTTTCGAAAGAAGTACACCTGTTGATAAATCAGGCGCTAGCCACATTACCCAATCGTACTAAAGATATATTCTTACGTAGTCGTTTCCAAAATCAAACTTACAAGGAAATAGCAACAGATTTAAATATAACAGTTAAAAGTGTAGAGTTTGAAATATCTAAGGCTATGAAAATATTACGTATTGCTCTTAAAGATTATTTTCCACTTATGCTACTGTTATTGCATTGTAAATGGCCTAACTAG
- a CDS encoding zinc ribbon domain-containing protein: protein MERICQSCGMPMPSEELLGTNADGSHNNDYCTYCFQKGEFTQDYTMDEMILHCVEFLDEFNKGLEKPITREQAIVMMKEAFSEFKRWKK, encoded by the coding sequence ATGGAAAGAATATGTCAAAGCTGCGGGATGCCTATGCCATCCGAAGAGTTACTTGGTACAAATGCCGACGGTAGCCACAACAATGATTACTGCACATACTGCTTCCAGAAGGGAGAATTCACTCAGGATTACACAATGGATGAAATGATTCTTCATTGTGTGGAGTTTCTTGACGAGTTTAACAAAGGTCTTGAAAAGCCCATTACCCGGGAACAAGCTATTGTTATGATGAAAGAAGCATTTTCTGAGTTTAAGAGGTGGAAGAAATAA
- a CDS encoding (4Fe-4S)-binding protein: MENKKHYFSNGEITVVWEPQKCEHSGNCVNNSPDVFQPCEKPWIKLENASTEKIIETVKKCPSGALEFYWNEGEE; this comes from the coding sequence ATGGAAAACAAAAAACATTACTTTAGCAACGGTGAAATAACTGTTGTTTGGGAACCACAGAAGTGCGAACATTCAGGTAATTGTGTTAATAACAGCCCGGATGTGTTCCAGCCTTGTGAGAAACCTTGGATAAAATTAGAAAACGCTTCAACTGAGAAGATTATAGAAACAGTAAAGAAATGTCCATCCGGTGCTTTGGAATTTTATTGGAATGAAGGAGAAGAATAG
- a CDS encoding ferredoxin: MPIKKVWLDESENECISCGLCEATCPEVFEVPDKMVVKPGVDFNQYEEDIINAAEGCPSEVIKYE; encoded by the coding sequence ATGCCAATAAAAAAAGTATGGCTTGATGAGAGCGAAAATGAGTGTATCTCTTGTGGACTGTGTGAAGCAACGTGTCCCGAAGTATTTGAGGTGCCCGATAAAATGGTTGTAAAACCAGGTGTTGATTTTAATCAGTATGAAGAAGATATAATTAATGCAGCAGAAGGTTGCCCCAGTGAAGTTATTAAATACGAATAA
- a CDS encoding lysophospholipid acyltransferase family protein, whose product MKKLLSYPLSLLTYFFFLLIVCVFHPIQWVCLKWFGYEAHKKSVDYLGFCLLKTMSFTFSFSKVENIDLIPKGKPLIFVSNHQSLFDIMGFVWFFRKFHPKFVSKIELGKGIPSISFNLNHGGSVLIDRKNPKQSLPAIKKLGVYIETNCRSAVIFPEGTRSKNGKPKRFSPNGVKILCKYAPSAYVVPVTINNSWKMFQYGSFPLGIGNSLSFTVHTPIKVSEYDFETLLEKTEQAVVSKIIV is encoded by the coding sequence ATGAAAAAGCTATTATCTTACCCTTTATCATTACTTACTTATTTTTTCTTTTTGTTAATAGTCTGTGTGTTTCACCCCATTCAGTGGGTTTGCCTAAAATGGTTTGGATACGAAGCACATAAAAAAAGTGTAGACTATTTAGGCTTTTGTCTGCTAAAAACAATGTCCTTTACGTTTTCATTTTCTAAGGTTGAAAACATAGACCTCATTCCCAAAGGTAAACCGTTGATTTTTGTGTCGAACCACCAGAGTCTTTTTGATATTATGGGATTCGTTTGGTTTTTCAGAAAGTTTCACCCCAAGTTTGTTAGCAAGATTGAGTTGGGAAAAGGCATTCCAAGTATCTCTTTCAATTTAAATCACGGAGGTTCGGTGTTGATTGACCGAAAGAATCCGAAACAATCATTGCCTGCTATAAAAAAACTGGGCGTATATATTGAGACAAATTGTCGTTCGGCGGTAATTTTCCCGGAAGGTACCCGTTCTAAAAATGGAAAGCCAAAAAGATTTTCTCCTAATGGTGTGAAGATTTTATGTAAATATGCACCAAGTGCCTATGTGGTACCTGTTACAATTAACAACTCCTGGAAAATGTTTCAATATGGTTCTTTCCCGCTGGGAATTGGCAACAGCTTATCATTTACGGTTCATACTCCTATAAAAGTGAGCGAATACGACTTTGAAACACTGCTAGAGAAAACGGAACAGGCTGTTGTTTCCAAAATCATAGTATAA
- a CDS encoding BT4734/BF3469 family protein codes for MNITQIRSYGEKKTQRMVKLAALLDSMQNDTNEQSVLTMRHSLQVCGDTERNIYAKKLPQLLFAAAFKKENETQVMKEYNGLVLLEVNNLSGMDEAANVRHLASEFPQTLAAFIGSTGKSVKILVPFTLPDGSLPQTYREAELFHAHAYRLAVRLYQPQIPYSIALNKPTLEHCCRFSYDPELYFAPHAHAIQQKQPTDMPAETTYQEAVQEESNPLQRLIPGYERNRAISTLFETSLNAALSETSGLSNEEGVKPLLVALANNSFKSGIPEEEVVNGAILHLDLKDQEVEVRQTIHNAYLIGKNFGGKPCIRPEQTMAMKADEFMKRRYEFRYNTQTTEVEYRERNTFFFDFRPITDRALNSIALNAQFEGLQLWDRDVKRYVYSDRVPLFSPIEHYLSALPKWDGKDRIRTFANAVPCDNPHWADFFHRWFLCMTAHWRGTDKKYANSTSPLLVGPQGYGKSTFCLNILPPQLRTYYTDSIDFSKKRDAELSLNRFALINIDEFDQVSASNQAFLKHILQKPVVNTRKPHKTAVQELRRYASFIATSNHADLLTDKSGGRRFICILLTGKIDDTQVINHEQLYAQAISEIQSGERYWFNADDEAILMKKNQEFEQTPAAEQLFQQYYRTSAAGEESQKLLAVEIFTQLQKKSGIKLTATNAIHFGRILRKLNIPNRRINGNTYYDVAECQNLVADSPVL; via the coding sequence ATGAATATAACACAGATTAGAAGCTACGGAGAGAAGAAAACACAACGTATGGTAAAGCTTGCTGCTTTATTAGATAGTATGCAGAATGATACTAATGAGCAGTCTGTTTTAACTATGCGACATTCTTTACAAGTGTGCGGAGATACCGAGCGCAATATTTATGCAAAAAAGCTCCCGCAGCTACTATTTGCCGCTGCATTTAAGAAAGAGAACGAAACGCAAGTGATGAAGGAGTACAACGGACTGGTTTTGCTGGAAGTTAATAACCTTTCCGGCATGGATGAGGCTGCAAACGTTCGCCATCTTGCATCGGAATTTCCACAAACACTGGCTGCATTTATTGGCTCCACGGGGAAGAGTGTGAAAATACTTGTGCCGTTTACCCTTCCCGATGGCAGTTTGCCGCAAACATACAGGGAAGCGGAGCTGTTTCATGCGCACGCATACCGTCTGGCGGTAAGGCTTTATCAACCGCAGATACCTTATTCTATTGCACTTAATAAACCAACATTGGAGCATTGTTGCCGTTTCTCCTATGATCCCGAACTATACTTTGCGCCCCATGCGCATGCCATTCAGCAGAAACAGCCCACGGACATGCCTGCCGAAACCACTTATCAGGAGGCGGTGCAGGAAGAAAGCAATCCGTTGCAGCGACTCATCCCGGGATATGAGCGAAACCGAGCCATCTCCACGCTGTTTGAAACTTCATTAAATGCCGCGCTGAGTGAAACTTCCGGTCTTTCCAATGAGGAAGGAGTGAAGCCGCTTTTGGTGGCACTGGCTAATAACAGTTTCAAGTCGGGCATTCCCGAAGAGGAAGTGGTGAATGGTGCAATACTTCATCTTGACCTGAAAGATCAGGAAGTAGAAGTGAGGCAAACCATTCACAATGCTTATCTTATCGGGAAGAATTTTGGCGGAAAGCCTTGCATTCGCCCCGAGCAGACTATGGCCATGAAAGCCGATGAATTCATGAAGCGCCGCTACGAGTTCCGATATAACACACAAACCACCGAAGTGGAATACAGGGAGCGCAACACATTCTTTTTCGATTTTCGTCCCATCACCGACAGGGCGCTGAACAGCATTGCCCTCAATGCCCAGTTTGAAGGTCTGCAACTGTGGGACAGAGACGTGAAACGATATGTTTACTCAGACCGCGTGCCCCTATTTTCACCCATTGAACACTATCTTTCCGCACTTCCCAAGTGGGACGGGAAAGATCGTATCCGCACTTTTGCCAATGCCGTGCCATGTGATAATCCGCATTGGGCCGACTTTTTTCACCGCTGGTTTCTCTGCATGACTGCCCATTGGCGAGGAACAGACAAAAAATACGCCAATAGCACATCACCGTTGCTCGTGGGTCCGCAAGGATATGGCAAGTCCACCTTTTGCCTCAATATCCTTCCGCCACAGTTGCGCACCTATTACACAGACAGCATCGACTTCAGCAAGAAGCGCGATGCCGAGCTCTCCCTAAATAGGTTTGCGCTGATCAACATTGATGAGTTCGACCAGGTAAGTGCAAGTAACCAGGCCTTTCTGAAGCACATTCTTCAGAAACCGGTGGTGAACACCCGCAAACCGCACAAGACCGCCGTGCAGGAGCTTCGCCGTTATGCATCATTCATAGCCACAAGTAATCATGCCGATCTGCTGACCGATAAATCCGGTGGCCGTCGTTTCATCTGCATCCTGCTAACCGGGAAGATAGACGACACGCAAGTTATTAACCACGAGCAACTCTACGCCCAGGCAATCAGTGAGATACAAAGTGGAGAGCGCTATTGGTTTAATGCCGACGATGAAGCCATACTAATGAAGAAGAATCAGGAGTTTGAGCAAACCCCAGCCGCCGAACAACTCTTCCAGCAATATTATCGCACCTCCGCAGCAGGTGAGGAGAGTCAGAAACTTCTTGCTGTAGAAATTTTTACTCAGCTGCAGAAGAAAAGCGGCATCAAGCTCACCGCCACAAACGCCATTCATTTCGGCCGTATCCTCAGAAAACTGAATATTCCTAACCGAAGGATTAACGGGAATACTTATTATGATGTTGCTGAATGCCAGAATTTAGTAGCAGATAGCCCTGTTTTGTAG
- a CDS encoding type II toxin-antitoxin system antitoxin SocA domain-containing protein: protein MEKYVDMVSPFTGGKVKEFSTVEEHEFRKETYSVHVCYYMCEDTGEKFTTTEQDELLFNDLYSQYRVKHGIPFPEEIKEIRLRYKLNYSQITRILGFGANQYAQYENGQIPSESNGKMILAIQSKQVILGLLEASKEEFEIDEYLKISEVISCASDKVMCSAQQSLFYKDIKRSVYNGFKQPNVQKLMEMIKYFVCNSKSIFPTKLNKEMFYADFYHYKRFGISISGLNYQAIQFGPVPVHYNTIYDNIDSINKEIVLAHDMESTRLTCDEYDLSLFDEKEKETLEAIVRIIQPMKTDEIVAESHKEDAWINYSQENKLIPYSEAFSLRLI, encoded by the coding sequence ATGGAAAAATATGTAGATATGGTTAGTCCTTTTACCGGTGGAAAGGTTAAGGAGTTTAGTACTGTAGAAGAACATGAGTTCCGAAAAGAAACATATTCGGTACATGTTTGCTATTATATGTGCGAAGACACCGGGGAAAAGTTTACTACTACGGAACAGGACGAACTTTTATTCAACGATCTCTATTCTCAGTATAGAGTAAAACATGGTATTCCTTTCCCTGAAGAAATCAAGGAAATCCGATTACGCTATAAGCTGAATTACTCCCAAATAACAAGAATATTAGGATTTGGAGCTAATCAGTATGCTCAATATGAAAATGGACAAATACCATCAGAATCAAATGGGAAAATGATTCTGGCTATACAAAGCAAACAAGTGATTTTAGGACTTCTGGAAGCTAGTAAAGAGGAATTTGAGATAGACGAATATCTAAAAATATCAGAAGTAATAAGTTGTGCTTCCGATAAAGTAATGTGTTCAGCACAACAGAGTCTTTTTTATAAAGATATTAAGCGTTCTGTTTATAATGGTTTCAAGCAGCCTAATGTGCAAAAGCTTATGGAAATGATAAAATACTTTGTCTGTAATTCCAAATCCATATTTCCTACAAAATTGAATAAAGAAATGTTTTATGCCGATTTTTATCATTACAAGCGTTTCGGCATTTCAATCAGCGGACTTAATTATCAGGCTATTCAATTTGGGCCGGTTCCGGTTCATTATAATACCATTTATGATAACATTGATAGCATAAACAAAGAAATAGTACTTGCTCACGATATGGAAAGTACACGTTTAACTTGTGATGAATATGATTTATCGTTGTTTGATGAAAAAGAAAAAGAGACTTTGGAAGCTATTGTTCGTATCATTCAGCCTATGAAAACGGATGAGATTGTAGCCGAAAGTCACAAAGAAGATGCATGGATCAATTATTCTCAGGAAAATAAATTGATTCCATATTCTGAAGCTTTTAGTTTGAGACTAATTTAG
- a CDS encoding AAA family ATPase: MYIKRIQMQNYGSIKLLDIEPKFDETGNPLPLILIGKNGSGKTLFLSNILDSFIEFRKAIFNTMPEIENGKLLKIGSTTYITTGKDFLHTNIQFQGISNITYTDFTTRIKSNEFRDKYPQLHLEGINLDNRAEYNDGFFRKIAPSDETSIKSNLNNNILLYFPHSRYDHPEWLNNDTEIGFKINQNFIRHTEESIIKDNVIGSIITWLLDCLLDKYLYERQEKNELVDVTKEGQKVTENWTVFKGYEGRNNNIINLLNKLLASIYKLKYPDLEYARIGVSQKQTRQISIIIKEEGKEEQEIAPSFKHLSSGEVMLLSLFGSIIRESDKLGYTYSNLSDLKGIVVIDEIDLHLHIEHQKSLLPELISMFPKIQFVITTHSPFFLLGMKERFFNKFKLINMPFGNEVEVNDFCEVQEAYDLFVGGFNQLNKTFKSIKRKLDTITKPIIFTEGKTDWKHLKSALIKLQANGSFTDIADFAFLEFEGDVEMGSSHLKTYCLERAKFPNEKKIICIFDRDEPNFIKDMDGNTPEVPYKSYNNNVFSFCIPIPDHRPDHELITIEHYYKDEDIKTADENERRIYLSSEFTPTGLLKTNKDIRHGNYTKIKKYTEDNKSKIVECEVFKEETNIALSKSDFAKYILENKRGFDNFDVNQFEKIFHIIDLILKL; the protein is encoded by the coding sequence ATGTATATAAAAAGAATTCAGATGCAAAATTATGGCTCAATAAAACTACTAGATATTGAGCCTAAATTTGATGAGACTGGTAATCCACTACCATTAATTTTAATAGGTAAAAATGGTTCTGGTAAGACTCTATTTTTAAGTAATATCTTAGATTCATTTATTGAGTTCAGAAAAGCTATTTTTAATACGATGCCAGAAATTGAAAATGGTAAACTACTAAAAATAGGTAGTACAACTTATATAACAACAGGCAAAGATTTCTTACATACAAATATTCAATTTCAAGGTATTTCCAATATAACATATACTGATTTTACAACCAGAATTAAATCAAATGAATTCAGAGATAAATATCCTCAATTACATTTAGAAGGCATAAACCTAGATAATAGGGCAGAATATAATGATGGCTTCTTCCGGAAAATTGCACCTTCTGACGAAACTTCTATAAAAAGCAATTTAAACAATAATATTTTATTATACTTCCCACATAGTAGATATGATCATCCTGAATGGTTAAACAATGATACTGAAATTGGATTTAAAATCAATCAGAATTTTATTCGTCATACCGAAGAAAGTATTATAAAAGATAATGTAATAGGGAGTATTATAACTTGGTTACTAGACTGTTTATTAGACAAATACTTATACGAAAGACAAGAAAAAAACGAGCTTGTTGATGTTACTAAAGAAGGCCAAAAAGTGACAGAAAATTGGACCGTTTTCAAAGGATATGAGGGTAGAAATAATAATATAATAAATTTATTAAACAAACTCTTAGCATCAATATATAAACTTAAATATCCAGATCTTGAATATGCTAGAATAGGTGTAAGTCAAAAGCAAACTAGGCAAATATCAATAATAATAAAAGAAGAAGGTAAGGAAGAACAAGAAATCGCACCATCATTTAAACATCTTTCCTCAGGGGAAGTGATGCTACTATCTTTATTTGGTTCAATTATACGAGAATCTGATAAATTAGGTTATACATATTCTAATTTATCAGATTTAAAGGGTATTGTTGTTATTGATGAAATTGACCTTCATTTACATATTGAACATCAAAAGAGCCTATTACCTGAACTTATTTCAATGTTTCCTAAAATACAATTTGTAATAACTACACATTCACCATTCTTCCTACTTGGTATGAAAGAAAGATTTTTCAACAAATTTAAATTAATCAATATGCCATTTGGTAATGAGGTTGAGGTAAATGATTTCTGTGAAGTTCAGGAAGCTTATGATCTTTTTGTAGGAGGTTTCAATCAGCTTAATAAGACATTTAAATCAATTAAGAGAAAACTTGATACAATAACAAAACCTATAATTTTCACTGAAGGAAAAACTGATTGGAAACATTTAAAATCTGCTTTAATAAAATTACAAGCTAACGGTTCATTCACAGATATTGCTGATTTTGCATTTTTAGAATTCGAAGGTGATGTAGAAATGGGGTCAAGTCATCTAAAAACATATTGTTTAGAAAGAGCTAAGTTCCCAAATGAAAAGAAAATAATATGTATTTTTGATCGAGACGAACCCAATTTTATAAAAGATATGGATGGGAATACTCCAGAAGTTCCATATAAAAGCTATAATAATAACGTTTTTTCTTTCTGTATTCCAATACCGGATCATAGACCAGATCATGAATTAATTACAATTGAACATTATTATAAAGATGAAGATATTAAAACTGCCGATGAAAATGAACGAAGAATTTACTTATCATCTGAGTTTACCCCTACAGGTTTGCTTAAAACTAATAAAGATATTAGACATGGTAATTATACTAAAATCAAAAAATACACAGAAGATAATAAATCTAAGATAGTTGAATGTGAAGTATTCAAAGAAGAAACAAACATAGCACTATCAAAATCTGACTTTGCAAAATATATCCTCGAGAATAAGAGAGGATTTGATAATTTCGATGTAAATCAGTTCGAAAAAATATTTCATATAATTGATCTTATTTTGAAATTGTAG
- a CDS encoding HNH endonuclease codes for MPPKAVKTVREQIFYQYAKIISEASGFGKTNYGMIMNRWKSLCSEEIHWSSSVREWLKEKENPNACIYCGETKDLTVEHILPRCCGGEDITDNVVMVCKSCNSSKGGKRLYEWRGLKAKDQHHRIAEGKYLKYLYSLHEKQGTLDVSSVSELCERCNMQKCCEKENTVEKLSVYCIEGCFHK; via the coding sequence ATGCCTCCAAAAGCAGTCAAAACTGTACGTGAACAGATCTTTTATCAATATGCAAAGATTATATCCGAAGCTTCAGGCTTTGGGAAAACGAACTATGGAATGATTATGAATCGTTGGAAAAGCCTCTGTTCCGAAGAAATACATTGGTCATCATCAGTTCGTGAATGGCTTAAAGAGAAAGAAAATCCAAACGCATGTATCTATTGCGGAGAAACAAAGGATTTAACAGTCGAACATATTCTGCCCAGATGTTGTGGAGGAGAAGATATTACGGATAATGTGGTTATGGTTTGTAAAAGCTGTAATTCATCAAAAGGAGGCAAGCGCCTTTATGAGTGGAGAGGATTGAAAGCCAAAGACCAACACCACCGCATTGCCGAAGGTAAATATTTAAAGTATCTCTATTCTCTCCATGAAAAGCAAGGCACACTAGATGTTAGCAGTGTCTCTGAACTATGTGAACGTTGTAACATGCAGAAATGCTGTGAAAAAGAAAATACTGTCGAGAAATTATCTGTATATTGTATTGAAGGATGCTTTCATAAATAG
- a CDS encoding HD domain-containing protein, with amino-acid sequence MLQRAIEIANNAHNGQVDKAGQPYIEHPLRVMDMGTTEDEKIAGILHDVVEDSDWTFEKLLVEGFSIKIIEALRCLTKLSKDEPYDNFIKRIKKNPLAVKVKINDLTDNMDIRRLAYISEKDIKRLRKYLKAYKQLLGVSTYSIEACRVEHPNAYKPWTQEDDDRLEQLFCESKTIKQLSEIFGRKRGAINSRIKKLELEEKYR; translated from the coding sequence ATGTTACAACGAGCCATAGAAATAGCGAATAATGCCCATAACGGACAAGTTGACAAGGCTGGGCAGCCATATATAGAACATCCATTACGCGTGATGGATATGGGAACCACTGAAGATGAAAAAATTGCGGGTATTCTGCATGATGTAGTAGAAGATAGTGACTGGACCTTTGAAAAGCTGCTAGTAGAAGGTTTTTCTATCAAAATAATCGAAGCTCTTCGCTGCTTAACAAAGCTGTCAAAAGATGAACCTTATGACAACTTTATAAAGCGCATAAAGAAAAATCCATTGGCTGTAAAGGTTAAAATCAATGACCTGACTGATAATATGGATATACGCCGACTAGCGTATATTTCTGAAAAAGACATCAAACGCCTGCGTAAATACCTGAAAGCCTACAAGCAGCTATTAGGAGTATCAACGTACTCTATCGAAGCGTGCAGAGTAGAACATCCAAACGCTTACAAACCTTGGACACAGGAAGATGATGACAGATTGGAACAATTGTTTTGTGAAAGCAAAACTATAAAACAGCTATCTGAGATATTTGGTCGCAAAAGGGGAGCTATTAATTCAAGGATTAAAAAATTAGAGTTAGAAGAAAAATATAGATAA
- a CDS encoding GNAT family N-acetyltransferase translates to MNIEHDKEKEIFSVVVDGVTAYVSYRLVDGGLDIRHTIVPDEIGGRGIASALVKAAYDYALGNGYKPVATCSYAVVWLQRHPEYNGKTGNDFGGEGTCAV, encoded by the coding sequence ATGAATATAGAACATGATAAGGAAAAAGAGATTTTCAGTGTGGTAGTTGATGGCGTAACTGCCTATGTATCTTACCGGTTAGTCGATGGCGGTTTAGATATTCGCCATACTATTGTTCCCGATGAAATTGGGGGTAGAGGTATAGCATCCGCTTTGGTAAAGGCTGCCTATGATTATGCTTTGGGGAATGGTTATAAGCCAGTGGCTACTTGTTCTTATGCAGTGGTCTGGCTCCAAAGACACCCGGAGTATAATGGCAAAACAGGGAATGATTTTGGTGGTGAAGGTACTTGTGCGGTGTGA
- a CDS encoding thiol-activated cytolysin family protein gives MKKNINFKKPITLLSLALLLFVSCSKDENAINDNKQKETKGRFDNKSFVWDEVYAQRPVDDIYIGDLNVSLVKDDGSQTRSGRISTDGSSRSGRGEDSSTTPSDNLFIINPIGVYVGAAYPKSSFPYKFDKEITTERNPIDIVFDFRDPFIDQITRETGSIGYKLSLKSAINSNEYQKQVVGDKPSLEYYFTQYYSYTDLEKAFSGNASLGSIFSTKVSSSSKKINIQSRTLAKLVSINFSVYMDTPPASKGFFKDPATNKKDNFSDVDLPVYIRSLTYGKVVYVAIESEYSYSEVKQALEAAIKYKFVSANISMDQQVTKIFSKSSTTIFAISDNSSQSFFMDGLANLSSLFTVNYTSTGYGYPIYMQGRYVYDNSSYLPATSSRGGNESRGADNGNTGNTGGRRSNDTGSRNTGTGDRNTGSGDRTGGGRR, from the coding sequence ATGAAAAAAAACATCAATTTTAAAAAGCCAATAACACTATTATCCTTAGCATTGCTTTTGTTTGTATCTTGTTCAAAAGATGAAAATGCCATAAATGACAACAAACAAAAGGAAACCAAAGGACGATTTGATAATAAATCCTTTGTTTGGGATGAAGTATATGCGCAACGTCCTGTAGATGATATTTACATTGGCGATCTCAATGTTAGTTTGGTGAAAGATGATGGCAGCCAGACAAGAAGTGGACGAATAAGTACTGATGGCTCATCCAGAAGCGGTCGCGGGGAAGATTCAAGTACCACTCCATCCGATAATTTATTTATAATCAATCCTATTGGTGTATATGTAGGTGCTGCATATCCAAAATCATCATTCCCATACAAATTTGACAAAGAGATAACAACAGAGAGAAATCCCATAGATATTGTTTTTGATTTCAGAGATCCATTTATTGATCAGATAACAAGAGAAACCGGATCTATAGGATATAAACTGTCTCTTAAATCAGCTATTAATTCAAATGAATACCAAAAACAAGTCGTTGGTGACAAACCTAGTCTGGAATACTATTTCACTCAATATTATTCTTACACTGATTTGGAAAAAGCATTTTCAGGAAATGCATCTTTAGGTAGCATATTTAGTACAAAGGTTTCAAGTAGTAGCAAGAAAATAAACATTCAAAGTCGCACATTAGCAAAACTTGTCAGCATCAATTTCTCTGTATATATGGACACACCTCCAGCAAGTAAAGGCTTTTTCAAAGATCCTGCCACCAATAAAAAAGATAATTTCAGTGATGTCGACTTGCCTGTCTATATCCGGTCGCTTACATATGGTAAAGTGGTTTATGTAGCCATAGAAAGTGAATATTCTTATTCCGAAGTAAAGCAAGCTCTTGAAGCAGCTATCAAATATAAATTTGTAAGCGCTAATATAAGTATGGATCAACAGGTTACAAAAATATTCAGCAAATCATCCACCACTATATTTGCAATTTCAGATAATTCATCTCAATCTTTCTTTATGGATGGTTTGGCAAATTTAAGTAGTCTCTTCACGGTAAATTATACTTCAACAGGATACGGATACCCTATCTACATGCAAGGAAGATACGTTTATGACAATTCTTCATATTTACCGGCCACTTCAAGTCGTGGAGGCAATGAAAGCAGAGGTGCTGATAACGGAAACACCGGCAATACTGGAGGCCGAAGAAGTAATGATACAGGAAGTAGAAATACTGGCACTGGAGATAGAAATACTGGTTCTGGAGATAGAACGGGTGGAGGGCGAAGATAA
- a CDS encoding DUF3244 domain-containing protein, with the protein MKIRITILLICILNAFTSSANISESNKAPVSKKGIAKNAIELMGELRKAKTRSGIEFIEAYFTSEGFEVTFNRPLGNLNVNIIDSTGKIIYQTDINTDIQSNLFISDQLFSENNIYTIKFTCIYGEKYGTFEWE; encoded by the coding sequence ATGAAAATCCGAATTACAATTCTTCTGATTTGCATCCTAAATGCATTCACATCATCGGCTAACATTTCCGAATCTAACAAAGCTCCCGTGTCTAAAAAAGGAATTGCAAAAAACGCAATAGAATTAATGGGAGAATTGCGAAAAGCCAAAACACGTTCAGGCATTGAGTTTATTGAAGCCTATTTTACATCTGAAGGCTTTGAAGTCACCTTCAACCGGCCATTAGGAAATCTGAATGTCAACATTATAGATTCAACCGGTAAAATTATATATCAAACAGACATTAACACAGACATTCAAAGTAATCTTTTTATTTCGGATCAGCTATTCAGTGAAAACAATATCTATACTATTAAATTCACCTGTATATATGGCGAAAAATATGGAACTTTTGAATGGGAGTAA